One Hordeum vulgare subsp. vulgare chromosome 4H, MorexV3_pseudomolecules_assembly, whole genome shotgun sequence DNA window includes the following coding sequences:
- the LOC123450607 gene encoding E3 ubiquitin-protein ligase SINA-like 2 — translation MGAQQQQQETKGEEVEEGGVGKRRKVATDVTMDLDILDCPVCFLPLRPPIFQCTVGHTICSSCRNMLTDKCCLCSLPTVYNRCHMVENVVESIKLACPNTSHGCTARINYYQKEDHEKRCQYAPCFCPETGCSFSGPTEVLREHFLTEHDWCYGENNLRYGKTYRIKTLLGVLGPTVLTSNDGHLFLINMTMESLGGVISVCCIEPHNSGSRFKCRLALSCGEPSFSQTMEFLTRSTNLHHGFPKDCIPFLVPKVLLQGTGTNPTATVLVTLEPQ, via the exons ATGggagcgcagcagcagcagcaggaaacgaagggggaagaggtggaggagggcGGCGTCGGCAAGAGGAGGAAGGTCGCCACTGATGTCACCATGGACCTCGACATCCTCGACTGCCCCGTCTGCTTCCTCCCCCTGCGCCCTCCCATTTTCCAG TGCACCGTGGGACATACCATATGTTCGTCTTGCCGTAACATGCTCACAGACAAGTGTTGCCTCTGCTCCCTTCCCACAGTCTACAATCGCTGCCACATGGTCGAAAATGTCGTTGAATCGATCAAACTTGCTTGCCCCAACACTAGTCACGGATGCACAGCAAGGATAAACTACTATCAGAAAGAAGACCATGAGAAACGTTGTCAATATGCGCCATGTTTCTGCCCCGAAACTGGCTGCAGCTTCAGTGGACCAACCGAAGTGCTCCGGGAGCATTTTTTAACCGAGCACGATTGGTGCTACGGGGAAAACAATCTTAGGTACGGCAAAACGTACAGGATCAAGACGTTGCTGGGAGTCCTGGGACCAACTGTCTTGACGAGCAACGACGGGCACCTCTTCCTGATCAACATGACAATGGAGTCCCTCGGCGGTGTCATCTCAGTTTGCTGCATTGAGCCTCACAATAGTGGATCGAGGTTCAAGTGCAGGCTGGCATTGTCGTGCGGCGAACCAAGCTTCTCCCAGACTATGGAGTTCTTAACAAGGAGCACTAATCTGCATCATGGGTTTCCCAAAGATTGCATCCCGTTCCTTGTGCCAAAGGTGTTGCTGCAAGGCACCGGTACAAACCCCACAGCCACGGTGCTTGTGACCCTCGAGCCACAGTAG